One segment of Shewanella piezotolerans WP3 DNA contains the following:
- the hutZ gene encoding heme utilization protein HutZ: MTTEKEQRLRDKLLPEIEEFKRARSTLQLATQDASGIPNASYAPFALADDGFYILVSELARHGTNLKASNILSVMLVEDENESKSVFARKRLTFDATAELVERESETFIKGVAALSGRFGEMIDNLASLTDFNLFKLNPHQGLYVKGFGQAFSLSGAELLDVDWKRDGHHGTPKAELADTAIS; this comes from the coding sequence ATGACGACTGAAAAAGAGCAAAGATTAAGAGACAAACTACTGCCAGAGATTGAAGAGTTTAAGCGTGCTCGTTCAACCCTGCAGCTTGCAACACAAGATGCTAGTGGTATTCCAAACGCAAGCTATGCACCATTCGCATTGGCCGATGATGGCTTTTACATTTTAGTCAGTGAGCTTGCTCGTCACGGCACTAACCTAAAAGCCTCAAATATCTTGTCTGTGATGCTGGTTGAAGACGAAAATGAATCCAAGAGTGTTTTCGCCCGTAAGCGCTTAACCTTTGATGCCACTGCTGAATTGGTCGAACGTGAAAGCGAAACTTTTATAAAAGGGGTGGCGGCACTCTCTGGCCGCTTTGGTGAGATGATTGATAACCTCGCCAGTCTAACCGATTTCAACCTGTTCAAGCTTAATCCCCATCAAGGGCTCTATGTTAAAGGCTTTGGTCAGGCATTTAGCCTATCAGGAGCGGAACTGCTTGATGTCGATTGGAAACGCGATGGTCATCATGGCACACCAAAAGCGGAGCTTGCTGACACAGCAATATCTTAA
- the hutX gene encoding heme utilization cystosolic carrier protein HutX has translation MSATVETIRQHLIDNPSAMPSQIAAELNVSEFEVVSALPTEQLALLPVSEKDALLTSLPEWGNMTTIVSASGSIFEFKGSFPKGKYAHGYYNLITKGDGLHGHLKLDDISAIALISKPFRGTESHSINFFGPAGEVVFKVYLGRDKKRVLLPEQVARFKAIKAELQAATA, from the coding sequence ATGTCAGCTACAGTAGAAACCATCCGTCAGCATTTGATTGATAACCCAAGTGCAATGCCTAGCCAAATTGCAGCAGAATTAAACGTGTCAGAGTTTGAAGTGGTGTCAGCATTGCCTACCGAGCAACTGGCGTTGCTTCCCGTCTCTGAAAAAGATGCCTTGCTAACGTCTCTGCCTGAGTGGGGCAATATGACCACCATAGTGTCGGCTTCAGGAAGTATTTTTGAGTTTAAGGGGTCGTTTCCTAAAGGAAAGTATGCCCACGGTTATTACAACCTCATCACCAAAGGTGATGGTCTGCACGGTCATTTAAAGCTAGATGATATTAGTGCTATTGCCTTAATCAGCAAACCGTTTCGCGGCACAGAAAGTCACTCTATTAACTTCTTTGGTCCAGCTGGTGAAGTGGTATTTAAAGTGTATTTAGGTCGCGACAAAAAACGAGTATTACTGCCAGAGCAAGTCGCTCGCTTTAAGGCAATAAAAGCTGAGCTACAGGCTGCTACGGCTTAA
- a CDS encoding ExbD/TolR family protein → MITSETEQNSALQGLDLTPLIDIIFIVLVFLLLTANTQLLSLPVDVPTEADASLSALSHDKHIAINILTTEPHWAIDGTTYQSFDEFEAEFIKIFGTDPEVKVVVAADKTAPVQPLMNVLALLQRQQISNTQILMEP, encoded by the coding sequence ATGATAACTAGCGAAACTGAACAAAACAGTGCTTTACAAGGGCTAGATCTGACCCCACTCATTGACATAATTTTTATTGTACTGGTGTTTTTGCTGCTAACTGCAAACACGCAGCTGCTGAGCTTACCTGTGGATGTGCCTACTGAAGCTGATGCTAGCTTAAGTGCCTTGTCCCACGACAAACATATCGCAATAAATATCCTCACCACCGAACCACATTGGGCGATTGATGGCACCACTTATCAAAGCTTTGATGAATTTGAAGCAGAGTTCATCAAGATTTTTGGCACGGATCCGGAAGTAAAAGTCGTGGTCGCCGCCGATAAAACAGCACCCGTTCAACCCTTGATGAATGTGTTGGCACTGCTACAGCGACAACAGATAAGCAATACTCAAATTTTGATGGAGCCTTAA
- a CDS encoding FecCD family ABC transporter permease: protein MENTRWLWPCLLTALVVTSLMSVSIGPLQISPSASFSAVINWATHFEIGSVAPHEQLVIDNVRLPRTLLALAVGAALAQCGAVMQGLFRNPLADPGIIGVSSGAALGAAICIVLFPQGGEYAVAVSAFLAGLVTTLVVYRLASSPTGTSVVLLLLSGVAVAALAGAGIGLLTYMADDMALRDLTLWQLGSIAGAQWHYVILTLIALALVSWQFNRSAKALNALLLGEAEARHLGLDVDKLKLKLIVLCAIGVGISVAATGIIGFIGLVVPHLVRMLVGPDHKQLLPLSAMLGAALLALADIGARAIVAPSELPVGLVTALLGAPFFIVLLLKQRSKLV from the coding sequence ATGGAAAATACTCGTTGGCTTTGGCCCTGTTTACTGACCGCTTTGGTCGTAACAAGCCTGATGTCTGTCAGCATAGGTCCACTGCAAATTAGCCCCAGTGCTAGCTTCAGTGCCGTCATAAATTGGGCAACACATTTTGAGATTGGAAGCGTTGCCCCCCATGAACAACTCGTCATAGATAATGTCCGTTTGCCACGTACTTTACTCGCTTTAGCTGTGGGAGCAGCCCTGGCGCAATGCGGTGCCGTCATGCAGGGACTGTTTCGTAATCCTCTGGCAGACCCAGGCATTATTGGTGTTTCCTCTGGGGCAGCGCTCGGCGCTGCTATCTGTATCGTACTATTTCCCCAAGGTGGTGAATATGCAGTTGCTGTCAGTGCCTTCCTGGCAGGTTTAGTCACCACATTAGTGGTCTACCGCCTTGCTAGCAGTCCAACAGGTACTTCTGTCGTGTTACTGCTGCTATCGGGTGTTGCCGTTGCCGCTCTTGCTGGCGCCGGAATAGGGTTATTGACCTATATGGCTGACGACATGGCTTTACGAGACCTCACTCTATGGCAGCTTGGATCGATTGCGGGAGCGCAGTGGCATTACGTCATACTCACACTCATTGCGCTTGCACTTGTCAGCTGGCAGTTTAACCGCAGCGCAAAGGCGCTAAACGCTCTATTGCTTGGTGAAGCTGAAGCACGTCATCTCGGACTCGATGTCGACAAACTGAAACTCAAACTGATTGTGCTATGTGCTATAGGCGTTGGGATATCCGTTGCAGCTACCGGTATTATTGGCTTTATCGGCCTAGTGGTACCGCACTTAGTGCGCATGTTAGTCGGGCCCGACCATAAACAGCTTCTACCGCTAAGTGCCATGCTCGGCGCTGCACTGTTGGCACTTGCCGATATAGGTGCACGCGCTATTGTTGCTCCGTCAGAGTTGCCCGTAGGTTTAGTCACTGCGCTTTTAGGCGCGCCTTTCTTTATCGTTCTATTGCTTAAACAACGCAGTAAGTTGGTATAA
- a CDS encoding MotA/TolQ/ExbB proton channel family protein, protein MSQSLSQSAAQSASQPLYHQLSEQLGYLTWPLFICAFLALMIILERLALMLYELPKRDGWLAQLRQQARSATPEQRQQLTTQISQGRSMLAKGTALLLSHSDQSREMREEIVSLWLVKQKGRLLSGLKILQIIGIITPLLGLLGTVLGLIEMFNQLGLSDGPVTPSELASGLGLAMNTTAAGLIIAVPAITMAHLFTLWAERRCNKLAHALNLLNLWLEGFDQALSIGSDSAAQLCNKAATCKEASCQVANAELS, encoded by the coding sequence ATGTCTCAATCTTTATCTCAATCAGCAGCGCAGTCAGCTTCCCAGCCCCTGTATCACCAACTGTCAGAGCAGCTGGGGTATCTTACCTGGCCGCTATTCATCTGCGCATTTTTGGCACTGATGATCATTCTCGAACGCTTAGCGTTAATGTTGTACGAACTGCCTAAAAGAGACGGTTGGCTTGCTCAACTACGGCAACAAGCACGCAGCGCGACACCAGAGCAGCGTCAACAACTCACGACGCAAATTAGCCAAGGACGCAGTATGCTTGCCAAAGGCACAGCACTGTTATTAAGCCATAGTGATCAAAGCCGCGAGATGCGCGAAGAGATTGTCAGCTTGTGGCTAGTAAAACAAAAAGGCCGTTTACTATCAGGCCTTAAGATCTTGCAAATCATTGGTATTATCACCCCATTACTAGGTCTGCTAGGCACTGTGCTTGGCTTAATCGAAATGTTTAATCAACTCGGGCTTTCCGACGGACCTGTCACCCCTTCTGAATTAGCTTCTGGACTAGGCCTTGCGATGAATACCACCGCAGCAGGTCTAATTATTGCGGTCCCCGCTATCACCATGGCACATCTGTTTACACTCTGGGCTGAGAGACGATGCAATAAGTTGGCCCATGCGCTTAATCTGTTAAACCTGTGGTTGGAAGGCTTTGATCAAGCCTTAAGTATAGGTAGCGACTCTGCTGCTCAGTTATGCAATAAAGCAGCAACCTGCAAAGAAGCGAGCTGCCAAGTGGCGAATGCGGAGCTTAGCTGA
- a CDS encoding TonB-dependent hemoglobin/transferrin/lactoferrin family receptor yields MTKKPLVIAMAMAFSSSVYAQDTQKVTEFDEVVVSATRVAEKVSETSRSVAVVNEEQLQEFQPASVAQALKNEANVNVSNGPRASSQGVEIRGLGGQRVLQTIDGARQNTNSGHRGTYFIDPELLSSVEVLRGPASSLWGSGAIGGVVAQNTKSASDFLEDEDTFGGYLKQGFESNGDRIKTSGAIYGLSETANTGTVDWLINGSYYDSNNIKVGNDKTLENSASEGTSGLAKFGWQPTDEQRLQLSARFSKIDELVPSNPSTEVGSSVPLVKRKTNDQNVTLDYSFNPEMNPLLDLNATLYWNGTDYDEDRVTKNQVDSTEYNTLGFSINNSSKFANTILTYGVDGYQDTIKTVRDDSGQAGQRPDDIDGETAVWGAFTRADISLSDNWKLDAAVRYDAFKNTSNNLNQESDDSAFSPSLGLVWTATDWLTLSARFDQAFRAPSIEEMYSTGTHYCIPPIPGFLPGGLCNTFEINPDLQAEKAQNKEIKADLRFSELAGDDELAMTLSVFRNDVDDFIEQSVSDPLMGIPGFEQTTSWNNVDEAKLTGFEFSTRYRYEQTRLSLNYGQTEGKDKTEGDYLTNIPAKKLGIDLSQAIMEGDMKFGTRFTYVAEQDQLPQDYTNQYDSYKLWDVYVAWEPAMGTFEGLRVDFAVENIGDEEYRQAWQTLYEQGRNVKLSARYSF; encoded by the coding sequence ATGACCAAGAAGCCGCTCGTAATTGCGATGGCAATGGCTTTTAGCTCCAGCGTATACGCACAAGATACCCAAAAAGTCACCGAATTCGATGAAGTCGTTGTTTCTGCGACTCGCGTTGCAGAAAAGGTGTCTGAAACCAGCCGCAGTGTTGCTGTTGTGAATGAAGAGCAGTTACAAGAATTCCAGCCAGCGTCTGTTGCACAAGCGCTTAAAAACGAAGCTAACGTGAACGTATCAAACGGCCCTAGAGCTTCATCACAAGGGGTTGAAATTCGTGGTTTAGGTGGTCAACGCGTTCTGCAAACGATTGATGGTGCGCGTCAAAATACTAATTCTGGTCACCGCGGGACCTATTTTATAGATCCTGAACTTTTGAGCTCTGTTGAAGTTCTACGTGGCCCAGCAAGTAGTCTTTGGGGCAGTGGTGCTATTGGTGGCGTAGTTGCCCAAAACACCAAGTCTGCGAGTGATTTTCTTGAAGATGAAGACACGTTCGGCGGTTATTTAAAGCAAGGTTTCGAAAGCAATGGCGATCGCATTAAAACCAGTGGTGCAATCTACGGATTATCTGAAACCGCGAACACAGGCACGGTAGATTGGCTGATAAATGGTAGTTATTACGACAGTAATAATATTAAAGTGGGTAACGACAAAACTCTTGAAAATAGTGCTTCTGAAGGCACTAGTGGCTTAGCCAAATTTGGTTGGCAGCCGACAGATGAGCAGCGCTTACAGCTTTCTGCAAGATTTTCAAAAATCGATGAATTAGTTCCGAGTAATCCTAGCACTGAAGTTGGCAGTTCTGTACCACTGGTGAAGCGTAAAACAAACGATCAAAACGTCACCTTAGATTACAGCTTCAATCCAGAAATGAATCCGTTGCTCGATCTTAATGCCACACTGTATTGGAATGGCACTGATTACGATGAAGACCGCGTCACTAAAAATCAAGTGGATAGCACTGAATATAACACTCTAGGCTTTAGCATTAATAACAGTTCTAAGTTTGCTAACACCATACTGACATACGGTGTAGATGGATACCAAGATACGATTAAAACAGTGCGTGATGACAGTGGTCAAGCTGGGCAAAGGCCGGATGATATTGACGGTGAAACTGCAGTTTGGGGAGCATTCACCCGTGCTGATATTAGCCTATCTGATAACTGGAAACTTGATGCTGCCGTGCGTTATGACGCATTTAAAAACACCAGTAATAACTTAAACCAAGAATCAGATGATAGTGCATTTTCACCCTCTTTAGGTTTGGTATGGACGGCAACTGATTGGTTAACGCTGAGTGCTCGATTTGATCAAGCGTTCCGCGCACCAAGTATTGAAGAGATGTATTCAACTGGTACTCATTACTGCATCCCACCGATCCCCGGCTTCTTGCCTGGTGGGCTTTGTAATACGTTTGAAATCAACCCTGATTTACAAGCTGAAAAGGCACAAAACAAGGAGATAAAAGCAGATCTTCGCTTTAGCGAACTCGCCGGTGACGACGAATTAGCAATGACGCTAAGCGTATTTAGAAATGATGTTGATGATTTTATCGAGCAATCAGTATCTGATCCGCTGATGGGGATCCCAGGTTTTGAACAAACCACCTCTTGGAATAACGTTGATGAAGCCAAGCTCACAGGTTTTGAATTCAGCACTCGCTACCGTTATGAGCAAACTCGATTGAGCTTGAATTATGGTCAAACAGAGGGTAAAGACAAAACCGAAGGCGACTACCTGACTAACATACCAGCTAAAAAGTTGGGCATCGATCTGTCACAAGCCATTATGGAAGGTGATATGAAGTTTGGTACTCGTTTCACTTACGTCGCAGAGCAAGACCAGTTACCACAGGATTACACTAATCAGTATGACTCTTACAAACTTTGGGATGTCTATGTTGCATGGGAACCTGCAATGGGCACTTTCGAAGGCTTAAGAGTCGACTTTGCAGTTGAAAACATCGGTGATGAGGAATATCGCCAAGCGTGGCAAACCCTGTATGAACAGGGAAGGAACGTTAAATTGTCTGCGCGTTATAGCTTCTAA
- a CDS encoding heme/hemin ABC transporter substrate-binding protein codes for MLNFNAFLPMTRRIAIGFGLSTLLCSSAIAHQGEHDHAAPRVVSAGAGMTELVFALDAGDELVAVDSTSQLPDESQNIAKLGYHRMLSAEGILALNPSVVMGTDAMGPKATLDVLSAAKINVVQLPSANTQAQLFSNIDAMGTLLQREPQAKQLKSDLQQSFKDIETKKQQIASKGDAPKVLFLLLQADRPARVGGDETAADIIINLAGGENIAGFSGYKSVSQEGILALNPDVILISNRSDKATENPVESLLKSMPLLAHTPAGKNKQIQNLNPQALLGGLGISAIAAADKLASDFISVKRY; via the coding sequence ATGCTTAACTTTAATGCTTTCCTTCCTATGACTCGCCGCATAGCTATTGGCTTTGGTTTATCTACACTTTTGTGTAGCAGCGCGATTGCCCACCAAGGGGAACATGACCACGCGGCTCCTCGGGTTGTTAGTGCTGGCGCGGGAATGACAGAGCTGGTATTTGCTTTAGATGCTGGCGATGAACTGGTTGCCGTTGACTCTACCAGCCAACTGCCAGATGAATCTCAGAATATTGCCAAACTTGGTTATCACCGCATGCTATCTGCAGAAGGTATTTTGGCGCTTAATCCAAGCGTAGTCATGGGCACTGATGCCATGGGTCCCAAAGCCACATTGGATGTGCTGTCAGCCGCTAAAATTAATGTTGTACAACTCCCCAGTGCCAATACCCAAGCTCAACTATTTAGTAATATTGATGCAATGGGTACGTTATTACAAAGGGAACCGCAAGCCAAACAGCTCAAATCTGATTTACAGCAATCATTTAAAGATATAGAAACTAAAAAACAGCAGATAGCGAGTAAAGGTGATGCACCAAAAGTACTATTTCTGTTGCTACAAGCTGACAGACCAGCGCGAGTCGGTGGTGATGAAACTGCGGCTGACATTATTATTAACTTAGCCGGTGGTGAAAATATCGCTGGCTTCTCAGGCTATAAAAGTGTCTCACAAGAGGGCATTCTTGCGCTCAACCCCGACGTTATCTTAATCTCAAATCGCTCTGATAAAGCAACAGAAAACCCTGTGGAATCGCTACTAAAAAGTATGCCATTGCTTGCCCACACGCCAGCGGGTAAGAATAAGCAGATCCAAAATCTTAATCCACAAGCTTTACTCGGTGGGCTCGGGATTAGTGCTATTGCCGCAGCAGATAAGTTAGCCAGTGATTTCATCAGCGTTAAGCGTTACTAA
- a CDS encoding energy transducer TonB, with protein MTPKRYFAFGCITLLIQGAVLASQNSAPNLQLNSGSAMGSNQAMNLSIAMQASQAPASATAEPEPVKEVAPVKQAPKTVKTKPAATTPAVNTKPKTTEVRKKTTAKTKPVAKSQAVAKKQPEKIEPIQEVAQDISSEQLTHNQSQVSAKQGVTQQSVQLSQPTFAAPPAQPHYPKKARKRGLQGTATIEVIFNQVGEQLSLTLVDSSGYRLLDKAALNAVEKWQFSAPTPQTAYAYTVRVPVKFQLN; from the coding sequence ATGACCCCTAAACGATACTTTGCTTTTGGTTGCATCACGCTGTTAATCCAAGGTGCTGTGCTCGCCTCACAAAACAGCGCCCCAAATCTGCAACTTAATTCAGGCTCAGCCATGGGCTCTAATCAGGCCATGAATCTGTCTATTGCTATGCAAGCAAGCCAAGCACCTGCTAGTGCCACTGCCGAACCTGAGCCAGTTAAGGAAGTCGCACCTGTAAAGCAAGCGCCGAAAACAGTTAAGACCAAACCTGCCGCCACCACGCCAGCGGTAAACACAAAACCCAAAACGACAGAGGTCCGCAAAAAAACCACCGCAAAGACAAAGCCTGTTGCCAAATCACAAGCTGTAGCGAAAAAACAACCAGAGAAAATTGAGCCTATCCAAGAGGTAGCGCAGGACATTAGCAGTGAACAGCTGACTCATAATCAAAGCCAAGTAAGTGCCAAGCAAGGCGTCACACAGCAGTCTGTACAGTTAAGTCAACCAACGTTTGCCGCGCCACCAGCACAACCTCACTACCCTAAGAAGGCCCGTAAACGTGGGTTACAAGGAACGGCGACCATCGAGGTGATATTCAATCAGGTGGGCGAACAATTATCGCTAACATTAGTCGATAGTTCAGGTTATCGACTGCTAGATAAAGCGGCACTCAATGCCGTAGAAAAATGGCAGTTTTCAGCTCCCACGCCGCAAACAGCCTACGCCTATACAGTGCGGGTGCCGGTTAAGTTTCAGCTGAATTAA